The following proteins come from a genomic window of Achromobacter deleyi:
- a CDS encoding universal stress protein, with amino-acid sequence MSQQPGPILLATDLSARGDRALDRALQLAKELDTKLVVLHVMENHGVSARLTTPVWRRLAADHKSVAERELAEDLANAGIATEVVVVTGDPLVRIMETADSFGCSLIIAGIARDETLGRLLLGTTVEKLARQARQPVLVVKNRPRKPYRDVLVATDFSAGSRQALRAALQLVPNADLTLFHAYDVPFQGKNVPDDAVTRSFYHAAEQSSREFIAETPELADVTPPKVVLECGQPETVLSEYSFNHRSDLVVTGTHGRTGLLRTAIGSVAERLLEALPSDVLIVRLTDEA; translated from the coding sequence ATGTCGCAACAACCTGGCCCCATCCTTCTGGCCACGGACCTCAGCGCGCGGGGCGATCGCGCCCTGGATCGCGCGCTGCAACTGGCCAAGGAACTCGATACCAAGCTGGTCGTGCTGCACGTCATGGAAAACCACGGCGTGTCGGCGCGCCTGACCACCCCGGTCTGGCGCCGGCTGGCCGCGGACCACAAGTCGGTGGCCGAGCGCGAACTGGCCGAAGACCTGGCCAACGCCGGCATCGCCACCGAAGTCGTGGTGGTCACGGGCGATCCGCTGGTGCGCATCATGGAAACCGCCGACAGCTTCGGCTGCTCGCTGATCATCGCCGGCATCGCCCGCGACGAGACCCTGGGCCGGCTGCTGCTCGGCACCACGGTCGAGAAGCTGGCGCGGCAGGCGCGCCAACCGGTGCTGGTGGTCAAGAACCGGCCGCGCAAGCCGTATCGCGACGTGCTGGTGGCCACCGACTTCTCGGCCGGCTCGCGCCAGGCGCTGCGCGCCGCGCTGCAGCTGGTGCCCAACGCCGACCTGACGCTGTTCCATGCCTACGACGTGCCGTTCCAGGGCAAGAACGTGCCGGACGACGCCGTGACCCGCAGCTTCTATCATGCGGCCGAGCAGAGTTCGCGCGAATTCATCGCCGAGACGCCGGAACTGGCCGACGTGACGCCGCCCAAGGTGGTGCTGGAATGCGGCCAGCCGGAAACGGTGCTGTCGGAATACTCGTTCAACCACCGTTCCGACCTGGTCGTCACCGGCACCCACGGCCGCACCGGCCTGCTGCGCACCGCCATCGGCAGCGTCGCCGAGCGCCTGCTGGAAGCGCTGCCCAGCGACGTACTGATCGTGCGCCTGACCGACGAGGCTTAA